The Malus domestica chromosome 17, GDT2T_hap1 genome contains the following window.
aattcaatgcatataaaataaaccaaaataaaacccaatccaaaaataaaatcaatattctttctgtttattatttaaaactcatttatgctatttttattttctttgcataacaaatcctatgaacacaaaaataacataaatagctcaaaaatataaggaactaactaagaaaagacgagtgaattcgaagtaaaaatatatataaatatgatccgatcaaagtCTAAAATCATTCCAACactaatgttttttcattaggctcttattttagGGTATataatacttgaaagacaaatgtgtTTCTAGTTCTGAAGTAATTTTTGTATGACAATGTAGTATGCAAAtattaatttagtattatgtttttcactTGATTAtctattgatttaaaatatattttcttaacAAGTAACAATCGGGTCATGTTATCCCTTAATTTTAACAGGGTTATACGACATGATCCATTAAGATATCTGGTATGTCAAGACAATGATACAAACACAGTAAACACGACACAAATGCTagccattaaaaaaaaatcaatcatcaatCGTCACATCATGTTGCCtacaaaaaacttaaaaatttgaGTAATGATCTCTCAAGTAAAAATATATTACCAATGATCGtttaacttatcaaaacgtgcaccTATGATCATTTTTGTCAACTCCGTTAGAACTTCCATAAAATTAAGTCACATATCGTGTATGTGAGGCTGAATCAAGAAGCAaatataaaaaatcaaataagaaaaattgtacCAATAGTTCTCAACTTTAATCTAGCTGGAGAAATGATGCTTCAATTTTAACAACAATGGTCATTTTCAACGTCCAAATCAAAGATCCACAACtgaaacccaaacccaaaagTCCACCAGAACAACTCCACGTTTGATCACGTCGATTCTTCATTAGTCTTCCAGTCAGACAGTCCATCTCTCTCCCATTGTTTGTTCAGCAATGGCAGGATTTCGATTGGGGCAAGATGACTCGGAGATATCGCAACAGAGCCGAGCCGCACTGCCCGATCTCGTCTCTGACGACGAACGCTCCGTCGCCGCCGACTCATGGTCCATCAAGAGTGATTATGGAAGCACTCTCGACGACGACCAGCGCCATGCCGACGCCGCCGAGGACCTCTCTGCTGCTAACCTCCGTGCCCTCTCTGAATACAGGTTTGCTTCCCTCCCCTCCACTTCCTATTTGGTTTCCAGCAAAATCTCTgtaaatcaaatattaattaattaattagtgcaAAATTAAGTTAGTAAGACTAAATCTTTGAATTGCTTGTTGTATTTATGCTTTTGCTGTTTGAATTTTGAGGAAGAATTAAAACACTATTAGTTTAggaacaattatttatttatttttattgatattGTGGTTCTTGCAGTTCTGACAAGGAGGAACCAGATGCTGAAGGGGCGACATCAATGCTAGGTCTTCAGAGTTATTGGGATGCTGCATATGCAGATGAGTTGGCGAATTTTCGGGAACGTGGTCATACCGGTGAAGTTTGGTAAGCTTTTCGCAACTGTGCAAATTAATTTGTGATGCATTTCTTGTGGCTTTGGGGCACAGTAGAAAACAGCAAAGTGGTAACATCAAGGAAATATCCGGAATCGAAGTGAACTCTTGAAGGTAGAGAGAGAAATTAGAGGGAGAaagctttttgttttgtttgagaAGATGAATCGTACAAAGTCTGGTATTATAGAGGAATTATTAGGAGCTTGTATATGTTTAAGCTAACCGTCGCTAACTAGCTAACAACCACAATTGCAAAACTGTTAAGAATTAGCTAAATGCTATCTTGTGAAGATCACATGGGTTAATTTTTAATACGTACTAATTACATTATATGCATTTGTTGCTACTTTTCGAAGAGCCTTAGGAAAAAGATATTCATATTAGTGAGGGGAGATTGAAGAAAAACCTTTCTTAACATTATTGATATCCTTTTCATATCAACTATATAAAATGAAAAGGAGTGATGTTAAACTATTACCCGGCGTGCAAGTCAATTTTGTCGTGATTTACCACAGTTTTTCAACCTTTTCTCCTTACTTTTATAAATCCATAGTAGTGAGGGATTCGTATTTTAGTTCCCCTTTGTGTTAAAGTGAGTAGATACTGTAAGGCGTGGAGCGTTTGATGGTTTGAACCCTCTGTTTCTGTAGGTTTGGAGCTGACGTCATGGAATTGGTTGCCTGTTGGACCAGAAGCTTATGCATTGATATTTCTAAAGGTCGCACACCAAATCATGTTGATAATAATAAGTCTGATCCTGTGGAACAAGCTGATAAGTATCTTTCAGGCTGGAGTGTACTTGACATCGGGACTGGCAATGGATTGCTTCTTCAAGAACTTTCCAAGCAGGGGTATTCTTTTATTCATGGAACTTTGTCTGGTATTATGTGCTGAATTAGATTGAATTCCTGTATGGAAGCAAAAAAAATGCAAAGTAGGTGAATCATGTATCGGATTGGAATGTCTAGGCTGGAGACTATAAGGCTTCAACGGGTCTTGTTTTAAGGTTAACAAGTTGCCCATCTTAGTATGTATATGCCAATTGGTTAAAGTGATTTATGCATTTAGATTCTATAGAATGATGTAGCAGGGAAGAAAGTTAACTATCGAAGATAAATAGGTAACAAACTTGATGGAAGTGTGCAAATgtccttaaatatttatttgtgGTTTATAATAAGTTATAAGATTTAAATGTAGAAACTTGAAGTATCAGGAGGTGGACAGAATGTTGACTCACCCAATCTTATTTTGTGATCTCAGTCAAATCATCCCTTCATTTATTTAGAACAATTTAGGTTAGGGTTCaattagggaattgttattggcactccaaattctcattttgcactcctaactttctataattggaaaagaaaaatacacctGTGAGGagtatagaatgagatttttggagtgctaataacagttcccttcAATTAATAGGTTAATAATGAACTTGATTTATATATCATTATTATTCTTATTTTTGAGTTCTGACTATGCTAGTTATTTTATTATCATGAGATTGGATATATTACATAGGCCTTAATGTAATTGTTATagactttttaatttttaatttttatctttatttCTTAATCATAATACAGCCCTTGAGAATCCAATCAACATAGAAAGTCTGCTATCAAATTTTCACCAACCTACTTACGCTTAAGTGCCATCACTTTCACCACTGCACATACGACACCTTTGCCTCTGTTAAATCAGGCTTCTTTACTCATATGGTTGGGTATTTTGATATGCTTCATCCTTCAAGAATCAATTCCCTCCTAAAGGGGGCATGATATTTTGAGAATGTGCATTTGGCCTTTTTATTTGTGTTCAGTACATTTGTTAAGAAGTTAACATACTGGCTAAAGTCAATTAAAAGAACCTTCAaatatttaatctaaaaatCTCATAACCCTTCTTTATTCAATTGAAACTATGGTATGTTTTGCCCTAGGATCATTCCTATGTAATTATTATTAGTTATCGGGCCCCaattcttcccccccccccaaaccaaaaaaatacaatttcaaTGTTGAATGTCCTTTTTTGCCTCCCTTGTTGGAGGGTTGGTGAGAAGGACTGGGAGCCAGAGAGTTGTAAATAAAATTGAGTCCAAGATTTCATGAAGGTTATTTGGTGACTGAATTTCCATTGTTTCTCTAAATGTCAGAGACACCATAATGAATGAAATTCTGGTGTTTTGGGTTCAGGTTCTCTGATTTAACAGGAACTGATTATAGTGAAGGGGCAATTGACCTTGCTCGAAGCCTTGCTGATCGTGATGGATTGCCAAACATTAAATTTTTGGTATGCCTTTCCTTTTGGCCAATGTTTTCTGGTATGTTTGGGCTTCGGAAAAAAATTATTAGATTATAGCCTGGTGTCTTC
Protein-coding sequences here:
- the LOC103417413 gene encoding uncharacterized protein, which produces MAGFRLGQDDSEISQQSRAALPDLVSDDERSVAADSWSIKSDYGSTLDDDQRHADAAEDLSAANLRALSEYSSDKEEPDAEGATSMLGLQSYWDAAYADELANFRERGHTGEVWFGADVMELVACWTRSLCIDISKGRTPNHVDNNKSDPVEQADKYLSGWSVLDIGTGNGLLLQELSKQGFSDLTGTDYSEGAIDLARSLADRDGLPNIKFLVDDILETKLERQFQLVVDKGTLDAIGLHPDGSIKRLFYWDSVSRLVASGGLVVITSSNSTKDELVQEVESFNQRSATQVHEARKDPPKFQYLSHVRTYPTFMFGGSVGSRIATVAFLRN